A DNA window from Deinococcus sedimenti contains the following coding sequences:
- the yqeK gene encoding bis(5'-nucleosyl)-tetraphosphatase (symmetrical) YqeK, whose amino-acid sequence MVKPRRYEHVLRVAELAAQIARANGLDDMRAYAAGVLHDIARDLPDHELLRLAPPECDIDAAHPLALHGRAARTLLERWGYQDRVVLDAVEDHTTGPRGGNPVASCVYIADVSEPGRGVNADIRELALTDLTAALERAIVSKVTYLQGRGIQVHPRTLKAYHALPCNAHLSCPT is encoded by the coding sequence ATGGTCAAGCCGCGCCGCTACGAACACGTGCTGCGCGTGGCGGAACTCGCCGCGCAGATCGCCCGCGCCAACGGCCTGGACGACATGCGCGCTTACGCCGCCGGGGTGCTGCACGACATCGCCCGCGACCTGCCCGACCATGAACTGCTGCGCCTCGCGCCGCCCGAATGCGACATCGACGCGGCGCACCCGCTGGCCCTGCACGGCCGCGCCGCCCGCACCCTGCTCGAACGCTGGGGGTACCAGGACCGCGTCGTGCTGGACGCCGTCGAGGACCACACCACCGGCCCGCGCGGCGGGAACCCGGTCGCGTCATGCGTGTACATCGCCGACGTGTCGGAACCCGGCCGGGGCGTGAACGCCGACATCCGCGAACTGGCCCTGACCGACCTGACCGCCGCGCTGGAACGCGCCATCGTCTCGAAGGTCACGTACCTCCAGGGACGCGGCATTCAGGTGCACCCCCGCACCCTGAAGGCCTACCACGCCCTGCCCTGCAACGCCCACCTCTCCTGCCCCACGTGA
- a CDS encoding CdaR family protein yields the protein MRAGGTPWLRRWLSPRYVWSRATHNLLLKLLALAVSVTLWLVATADRRANVEQGFDVPVAVRDTTGNGEEKRATSNLNPASVRVILSGRPERLRDLQPDSIEAVVDVTDAPEGSFTRVVTVTAPGGTTLQRVTPTRVQGFVDTQVARTLPVTLSVTSPPDSSLPRYQVTPAEATVTGAGQVVVTVARLVTSPVALNANAEREVPLVALDAAGQPVTAVTMRPSTVTVRRLDTGELPVKTLRVVLNDPPPGLEVTSVSVQPGTVRVVASPELLGRLREVAGQVTYREGTYTSPVRLTIPAGAQALETVSVRLTVIRRSQP from the coding sequence GTGAGGGCGGGCGGGACGCCGTGGCTGCGGCGCTGGCTGAGCCCCCGGTACGTCTGGTCGCGGGCGACGCACAATCTGCTGCTCAAGCTGCTGGCGCTGGCCGTGTCGGTCACCCTGTGGCTGGTGGCGACCGCGGATCGCCGCGCGAACGTCGAGCAGGGGTTCGACGTGCCGGTGGCGGTGCGCGACACGACCGGGAACGGGGAGGAGAAGCGCGCGACGAGCAACCTGAATCCGGCGTCGGTGCGGGTGATCCTCTCGGGGCGGCCCGAGCGGCTGCGGGATCTGCAGCCCGACAGTATCGAGGCGGTCGTGGACGTCACGGACGCGCCGGAGGGTAGTTTCACGCGGGTGGTGACGGTGACCGCGCCGGGCGGCACCACCCTGCAGCGCGTGACCCCCACGCGCGTGCAGGGGTTCGTGGACACGCAGGTGGCGCGCACGCTGCCCGTGACGCTCAGTGTGACCTCGCCGCCGGACTCGAGTCTGCCCCGCTATCAGGTCACGCCGGCCGAGGCGACCGTGACGGGCGCCGGTCAGGTCGTGGTGACGGTGGCGCGGCTGGTGACCAGCCCGGTTGCGCTGAACGCCAACGCTGAGCGGGAGGTGCCGCTGGTGGCGCTGGACGCGGCCGGGCAGCCGGTGACGGCCGTGACCATGCGGCCCAGCACCGTCACGGTCCGGCGACTGGATACCGGTGAGCTCCCGGTCAAGACCCTGCGGGTGGTTCTGAACGATCCCCCTCCGGGGCTGGAGGTCACGTCGGTCAGCGTGCAGCCGGGTACGGTGCGCGTGGTGGCGTCCCCGGAGCTGCTGGGGCGCCTGCGGGAGGTGGCGGGTCAGGTCACCTACCGTGAGGGCACGTACACGTCGCCGGTCCGCCTGACCATACCGGCCGGCGCGCAGGCGCTGGAGACCGTCAGTGTCCGCCTGACGGTCATCCGCCGGAGCCAACCTTAA
- the cdaA gene encoding diadenylate cyclase CdaA — MPPLGLDVRDVLDILLVTFLVYQGYLLVSGTRAVNVVRGILVFAAVWVAAQLLNLTTLSYLLGRAGTVGIFALIVLFQPELRAVLERVGRPRGRDTGASGAALQDLARAMERLAERKTGALIAIERRTPLGEYAATGVSLDALVSVPFLEALFARNAPLHDGGVIIQGSRVIAAGCLFPLQSSDGTYRRYGTRHRAAIGLSELTDAVVLVVSEERGSMRVALQGRLGPDLTGAELREHLRTLVYDPAGYRPPDARTADETPDAAESHSTEGRA, encoded by the coding sequence ATGCCCCCGCTTGGACTCGATGTCCGGGACGTTCTGGACATCCTGCTGGTCACGTTCCTGGTGTATCAGGGGTACCTGCTCGTGTCCGGCACGCGCGCCGTGAACGTCGTGCGAGGCATTCTGGTGTTCGCGGCGGTGTGGGTGGCGGCGCAGCTGCTGAACCTGACCACCCTGTCGTACCTGCTCGGCCGGGCGGGCACAGTGGGGATCTTCGCGCTGATCGTGCTGTTCCAGCCGGAACTGCGCGCGGTGCTGGAACGCGTGGGGCGCCCGCGCGGGCGGGACACCGGGGCGAGCGGCGCGGCGCTGCAGGACCTCGCGCGGGCCATGGAGCGCCTCGCGGAACGGAAGACGGGCGCGCTGATCGCCATCGAGCGGCGCACTCCGCTGGGGGAGTACGCCGCGACGGGCGTGTCCCTGGACGCGCTGGTCAGCGTGCCGTTCCTCGAGGCGCTGTTCGCGCGGAACGCGCCGCTGCACGACGGGGGCGTGATCATCCAGGGCTCGCGGGTGATCGCGGCCGGGTGCCTGTTCCCGCTGCAGTCCAGTGACGGCACGTACCGCCGCTACGGCACGCGGCACCGCGCGGCGATCGGCCTGTCGGAACTGACAGACGCGGTGGTGCTGGTCGTCAGCGAGGAGCGCGGCAGCATGCGCGTGGCCCTTCAGGGGCGGCTGGGACCGGACCTGACCGGCGCGGAGTTGCGTGAGCACCTGCGGACGCTGGTGTACGATCCGGCCGGGTACCGTCCACCTGATGCGCGCACGGCGGATGAGACGCCGGACGCGGCCGAGTCCCACTCCACGGAGGGCCGCGCGTGA
- a CDS encoding metal-dependent hydrolase: MNIHFIGHSTFLLESGEHRLLIDPFIEGNPQASVTLQVALDWKLSAVLISHAHGDHWGNALDFARAGVPLIATAEIAGYAQKHGATQPVGMNIGGTYHAAWGSVTLTPAWHSSSFPDGTYGGMPTGLIIELGGQRVYFAGDTTLFSDMSLIGQRGLDAALLPIGDHYTMGPEEAARTLDLLKPRVAIPMHYGTFPPLTGDPTVFQREGEARGVDVRVLKPGEHTTL, translated from the coding sequence ATGAACATCCACTTCATCGGCCACAGCACCTTCCTCCTCGAGAGCGGTGAGCACCGCCTGCTCATCGACCCGTTCATTGAGGGCAACCCGCAGGCGAGCGTCACCCTGCAAGTAGCGCTGGACTGGAAGCTCAGCGCCGTGCTGATCAGCCACGCGCACGGCGACCACTGGGGCAACGCCCTGGACTTCGCCCGTGCCGGCGTGCCCCTGATCGCCACCGCCGAGATCGCCGGGTATGCCCAGAAGCACGGCGCGACCCAGCCGGTCGGCATGAACATCGGCGGGACGTACCACGCCGCGTGGGGCAGCGTCACCCTGACGCCCGCGTGGCACTCCTCGTCCTTCCCGGACGGCACCTACGGCGGCATGCCCACCGGCCTGATCATCGAACTGGGCGGCCAACGGGTGTACTTCGCGGGCGACACCACCCTGTTCAGCGACATGAGCCTGATCGGCCAGCGCGGCCTGGACGCCGCCCTGCTGCCCATCGGGGACCACTACACCATGGGCCCCGAGGAAGCCGCCCGCACCCTCGACCTGCTCAAGCCCAGGGTGGCGATTCCCATGCACTACGGCACCTTCCCCCCGCTGACCGGCGACCCCACCGTCTTTCAGCGTGAGGGCGAGGCACGAGGCGTGGACGTGCGCGTCCTCAAACCCGGCGAGCACACCACGCTGTAA
- a CDS encoding acyltransferase, with product MTWLKPVEIGQDAQATYNEFLRDLDARLSDPGTDRFELAAGVLAEILYGRPLEQLRAEAPLAALNVDARNVTFEAEYYMATDAEAFTRVKPLLWLWKNADLTPVGQNPVLGIPLRRVLAGHVFRRVGRDFKCWQNVEFSVGYNMEVGDDVVVHRHVLLDDIGGIELHDNASISDYVNVYSHTHSVLDGPDVTLRRTVIGRGARVTYHSTVLAGSVISDDAMLATHALLRGDIPPHGIAMGVPARTTRFKVRDPQELHVDSRSFVRVPDRKANPEFPEATPNQTRLPEQDGAERPLVTGQG from the coding sequence GTGACGTGGCTCAAGCCGGTGGAGATTGGTCAGGACGCGCAGGCGACCTACAACGAGTTCCTGCGTGATCTGGACGCGCGCCTGTCGGATCCGGGTACGGACCGCTTTGAGCTGGCGGCGGGGGTGCTCGCGGAGATCCTGTATGGGCGGCCTCTGGAGCAGCTGAGGGCGGAGGCGCCGCTGGCGGCACTGAACGTGGATGCGCGGAACGTGACGTTTGAGGCGGAGTACTACATGGCGACGGACGCGGAGGCGTTCACGCGGGTGAAGCCGCTGCTGTGGCTGTGGAAGAACGCGGACCTGACGCCGGTGGGGCAGAACCCGGTGCTGGGGATTCCGCTGCGGCGGGTGCTGGCCGGGCACGTGTTCCGGCGGGTGGGGCGGGATTTCAAGTGCTGGCAGAACGTGGAGTTCAGCGTCGGGTACAACATGGAGGTCGGGGACGACGTGGTCGTGCACCGGCACGTGCTGCTGGACGATATCGGTGGGATCGAGCTGCACGACAACGCGAGTATCAGCGATTACGTGAACGTGTACAGTCACACGCACAGCGTGCTGGACGGTCCGGACGTGACGTTGCGGCGCACGGTGATCGGGCGGGGCGCGCGGGTGACGTACCATTCGACGGTGCTGGCGGGCAGCGTGATCAGTGATGACGCGATGCTGGCGACGCACGCGCTGCTGCGTGGGGATATTCCGCCGCACGGGATCGCGATGGGCGTTCCGGCGCGCACGACGCGCTTCAAGGTGCGTGACCCCCAGGAACTGCACGTGGATTCGCGGTCATTCGTTCGCGTGCCGGACCGCAAGGCGAACCCGGAGTTCCCGGAGGCCACCCCGAACCAGACGCGCCTGCCGGAACAGGATGGGGCAGAGCGACCCCTGGTGACCGGGCAGGGCTGA
- a CDS encoding DUF4900 domain-containing protein, translating to MPRTDGFALVSALTVMILVTLITFMLVTTSTSELMQTNSSQGLMRARALAEASVAESYSTVMNDGVTKANQVLLPYVDTFAAGSQDAATTAIIPTGSYNTVLSQLNTVVQTSTSITAPNAIGTSSGTLTFKNFRVDLGSFSKAGQTYYVDYVLNGQGNSGSFKRNIETSGTLRLILGRTYLNQYVLLADDGGFTERSCITKNGKKYCSGGGYFGTGSVFDGPVHFNKNLALAGSPVFQYGLTVASPTTYMWDCQAQAWAVTTAQSTDCAKPDYGGYGQQHVSDAVTLPPNAFSQGRAALGGDENNQTALTTKEICLATGKVQNCTPTNGVYVPNSSGTVSGGIYIQGNAQDVQLSVEGQNQVYRITDEAGVVTVIKVNVTAKTTSVKTGSGQVVNLTGVPNGQFYVNGNIQSLRGPARNGSLPNPAPSTPDSSVVPPAIAEQTQLNVASSGDIRIQGDLTYEKNPNQNPDAKNVLGIISGGGQVLVGQGAPNDVYVMGSILAGATGKGLKVEGIDDAKAVYGYRGKVHLLGSLAEATDQLRGIGSVTGGLVKGYDDDFKYDKRFLNGGVVPPYFPATTKFGVTAFIPQQRTWEEK from the coding sequence ATGCCGCGAACTGATGGCTTTGCGCTCGTCAGTGCCCTCACCGTCATGATCCTTGTTACTCTGATTACTTTCATGCTCGTCACAACTTCAACGAGTGAGCTGATGCAGACCAACTCCAGCCAGGGTCTGATGCGCGCCCGCGCCCTCGCTGAAGCCAGCGTAGCCGAATCGTATTCCACAGTCATGAACGACGGCGTGACGAAAGCCAATCAGGTACTGCTGCCCTACGTAGACACCTTCGCAGCCGGTAGCCAGGATGCCGCAACGACTGCCATCATCCCTACAGGTTCGTATAACACCGTCCTGTCACAACTCAACACCGTGGTACAGACCAGTACGTCTATCACCGCCCCAAACGCCATAGGCACTTCCAGCGGCACACTCACCTTCAAAAACTTCCGGGTGGATCTGGGAAGCTTCTCGAAGGCGGGCCAAACCTACTACGTCGACTACGTCCTCAATGGACAGGGGAACAGCGGCAGCTTCAAACGCAACATTGAAACCAGCGGCACCTTGCGCTTGATTTTGGGCCGCACCTACCTCAACCAGTACGTCCTGCTTGCTGATGACGGCGGCTTCACGGAAAGGAGTTGCATCACCAAGAATGGCAAGAAGTACTGCAGCGGAGGCGGCTACTTCGGGACCGGCTCAGTTTTCGACGGGCCGGTGCACTTCAACAAGAACCTGGCCCTGGCGGGCTCACCCGTCTTCCAGTACGGCCTGACCGTCGCGTCACCCACGACCTACATGTGGGACTGCCAAGCACAAGCCTGGGCCGTCACCACTGCCCAAAGCACAGACTGCGCCAAACCGGATTACGGCGGCTATGGCCAGCAGCATGTTAGTGACGCGGTAACGCTCCCCCCAAATGCCTTCTCCCAGGGTCGCGCCGCGCTGGGAGGCGATGAGAACAACCAGACTGCCCTCACCACCAAGGAGATCTGCCTGGCCACCGGGAAAGTTCAGAACTGCACTCCGACCAACGGTGTCTACGTACCCAACAGCAGTGGGACTGTGAGTGGCGGCATTTACATTCAAGGAAATGCTCAGGACGTTCAACTGTCTGTAGAAGGTCAAAATCAGGTCTACAGGATCACAGATGAAGCAGGTGTTGTCACAGTCATCAAGGTCAATGTGACCGCAAAGACGACGAGCGTTAAGACAGGCAGTGGACAGGTAGTTAACCTGACTGGCGTACCCAATGGGCAGTTTTACGTGAACGGCAATATTCAGTCACTGCGCGGCCCCGCACGCAATGGTTCTCTACCGAATCCAGCGCCCAGCACGCCAGACAGCTCTGTGGTGCCTCCAGCCATTGCCGAACAGACTCAGTTAAATGTAGCTTCTAGCGGGGACATTCGTATTCAAGGTGACCTCACCTATGAGAAGAACCCCAATCAGAATCCTGATGCGAAGAACGTGCTGGGGATTATCAGTGGCGGTGGACAAGTTCTCGTCGGGCAGGGCGCACCGAACGATGTGTATGTCATGGGCTCCATCCTGGCTGGAGCGACAGGTAAGGGTCTGAAAGTCGAGGGAATTGACGACGCCAAAGCCGTATACGGCTACCGTGGAAAAGTACATCTGCTGGGAAGTCTGGCAGAAGCGACGGACCAGTTGCGTGGTATTGGCAGCGTCACAGGTGGCCTGGTGAAGGGATACGACGACGACTTCAAATACGACAAGCGCTTCCTCAACGGTGGTGTCGTTCCCCCATACTTCCCGGCGACCACCAAGTTCGGTGTCACGGCTTTCATTCCACAGCAGAGAACCTGGGAAGAGAAATAA